The following proteins are encoded in a genomic region of Fusarium oxysporum f. sp. lycopersici 4287 chromosome 1, whole genome shotgun sequence:
- a CDS encoding mitochondrial GTP/GDP carrier protein 1: MSPPVAAGREKESGLARVLGSGSAGIAELAVFHPVDTIAKRLMSNQTRISSASELNKVIFKDKATAPLGRKFVSLFPGLGYAAGYKVLQRVYKYGGQPVARDYLSKHYGADFENAFGKKTGKAIMHSTAGSLIGIGEIVLLPLDVLKIKRQTNPEAFRGRGVLKIVADEGFGLYRGWGWTAARNAPGSFALFGGSAFAKEYIFHLEDYNKASWFQNFIASIAGASASLVVSAPLDVIKTRIQNRNFDNPESGFRILSNMAKNEGPGAFFKGLVPKLLMTGPKLVFSFWLAQTLIPAFDTAFKK, encoded by the exons ATGTCTCCTCCCGTCGCTGCTGGTCGCGAGAAGGAGTCCGGCCTGGCTCGTGTCCTCGGCTCCG GTTCCGCTGGTATTGCTGAGCTGGCCGTCTTCCATCCT GTCGATACCATTGCGAAGCGGTTGATGAGCAACCAGACTCGT ATATCCAGCGCCAGCGAGTTGAACAAGGTTAtcttcaaggacaaggctACCGCTCCCCTCGGACGAAAATTCGTTTCTCTCTTCCCTGGGCTGGGATACGCCGCCGGTTACAAGGTCCTCCAGCGTGTGTACAAGTATGGTGGCCAGCCTGTTGCCCGTGATTACCTCTCCAAGCACTATGGAGCAGACTTTGAGAACGCCTTCGGCAAGAAGACTGGAAAAGCCATCATGCACTCTACTGCTGGAAG TCTGATCGGTATTGGTGAGATTGTTCTCCTACCTCTTGATgtcctcaagatcaagcgTCAGACAAACCCCGAGGCTTTCCGTGGCCGTGGCGTCCTCAAGATCGTTGCCGATGAGGGTTTCGGCCTGTACCGTGGTTGGGGCTGGACTGCTGCTCGTAACGCCCCTGGATCTTTCGCT CTGTTCGGTGGATCTGCTTTTGCCAAGGAGTACATTTTCCATCTTGAGGATTACAATAAGGCCAGCTGGTTCCAGAACTTTATTGCTTCTATTGCTGGCGCTTCCGCTTCTCTCGTTGTCTCTGCTCCCCTTGATGTTATCAAGACCCGTATCCAGAACCGAAACTTCGACAACCCTGAGAGTGGCTTCCGAATTCTCTCCAACATGGCCAAGAACGAGGGTCCTGGAGCTTTCTTCAAGGGACTTGTCCCTAAG CTGCTCATGACTGGTCCCAAGttggtcttctctttctggCTTGCCCAGACTTTGATTCCTGCCTTCGACACTGCTTTCAAGAAGTAG
- a CDS encoding mitochondrial GTP/GDP carrier protein 1, translating into MSPPVAAGREKESGLARVLGSGSAGIAELAVFHPVDTIAKRLMSNQTRISSASELNKVIFKDKATAPLGRKFVSLFPGLGYAAGYKVLQRVYKYGGQPVARDYLSKHYGADFENAFGKKTGKAIMHSTAGSLIGIGEIVLLPLDVLKIKRQTNPEAFRGRGVLKIVADEGFGLYRGWGWTAARNAPGSFALFGGSAFAKEYIFHLEDYNKASWFQNFIASIAGASASLVVSAPLDVIKTRIQNRNFDNPESGFRILSNMAKNEGPGAFFKGLVPKVRSPA; encoded by the exons ATGTCTCCTCCCGTCGCTGCTGGTCGCGAGAAGGAGTCCGGCCTGGCTCGTGTCCTCGGCTCCG GTTCCGCTGGTATTGCTGAGCTGGCCGTCTTCCATCCT GTCGATACCATTGCGAAGCGGTTGATGAGCAACCAGACTCGT ATATCCAGCGCCAGCGAGTTGAACAAGGTTAtcttcaaggacaaggctACCGCTCCCCTCGGACGAAAATTCGTTTCTCTCTTCCCTGGGCTGGGATACGCCGCCGGTTACAAGGTCCTCCAGCGTGTGTACAAGTATGGTGGCCAGCCTGTTGCCCGTGATTACCTCTCCAAGCACTATGGAGCAGACTTTGAGAACGCCTTCGGCAAGAAGACTGGAAAAGCCATCATGCACTCTACTGCTGGAAG TCTGATCGGTATTGGTGAGATTGTTCTCCTACCTCTTGATgtcctcaagatcaagcgTCAGACAAACCCCGAGGCTTTCCGTGGCCGTGGCGTCCTCAAGATCGTTGCCGATGAGGGTTTCGGCCTGTACCGTGGTTGGGGCTGGACTGCTGCTCGTAACGCCCCTGGATCTTTCGCT CTGTTCGGTGGATCTGCTTTTGCCAAGGAGTACATTTTCCATCTTGAGGATTACAATAAGGCCAGCTGGTTCCAGAACTTTATTGCTTCTATTGCTGGCGCTTCCGCTTCTCTCGTTGTCTCTGCTCCCCTTGATGTTATCAAGACCCGTATCCAGAACCGAAACTTCGACAACCCTGAGAGTGGCTTCCGAATTCTCTCCAACATGGCCAAGAACGAGGGTCCTGGAGCTTTCTTCAAGGGACTTGTCCCTAAGGTACGTTCACCAGCATAG
- a CDS encoding mitochondrial GTP/GDP carrier protein 1, translating into MSNQTRISSASELNKVIFKDKATAPLGRKFVSLFPGLGYAAGYKVLQRVYKYGGQPVARDYLSKHYGADFENAFGKKTGKAIMHSTAGSLIGIGEIVLLPLDVLKIKRQTNPEAFRGRGVLKIVADEGFGLYRGWGWTAARNAPGSFALFGGSAFAKEYIFHLEDYNKASWFQNFIASIAGASASLVVSAPLDVIKTRIQNRNFDNPESGFRILSNMAKNEGPGAFFKGLVPKLLMTGPKLVFSFWLAQTLIPAFDTAFKK; encoded by the exons ATGAGCAACCAGACTCGT ATATCCAGCGCCAGCGAGTTGAACAAGGTTAtcttcaaggacaaggctACCGCTCCCCTCGGACGAAAATTCGTTTCTCTCTTCCCTGGGCTGGGATACGCCGCCGGTTACAAGGTCCTCCAGCGTGTGTACAAGTATGGTGGCCAGCCTGTTGCCCGTGATTACCTCTCCAAGCACTATGGAGCAGACTTTGAGAACGCCTTCGGCAAGAAGACTGGAAAAGCCATCATGCACTCTACTGCTGGAAG TCTGATCGGTATTGGTGAGATTGTTCTCCTACCTCTTGATgtcctcaagatcaagcgTCAGACAAACCCCGAGGCTTTCCGTGGCCGTGGCGTCCTCAAGATCGTTGCCGATGAGGGTTTCGGCCTGTACCGTGGTTGGGGCTGGACTGCTGCTCGTAACGCCCCTGGATCTTTCGCT CTGTTCGGTGGATCTGCTTTTGCCAAGGAGTACATTTTCCATCTTGAGGATTACAATAAGGCCAGCTGGTTCCAGAACTTTATTGCTTCTATTGCTGGCGCTTCCGCTTCTCTCGTTGTCTCTGCTCCCCTTGATGTTATCAAGACCCGTATCCAGAACCGAAACTTCGACAACCCTGAGAGTGGCTTCCGAATTCTCTCCAACATGGCCAAGAACGAGGGTCCTGGAGCTTTCTTCAAGGGACTTGTCCCTAAG CTGCTCATGACTGGTCCCAAGttggtcttctctttctggCTTGCCCAGACTTTGATTCCTGCCTTCGACACTGCTTTCAAGAAGTAG
- a CDS encoding DNA-directed RNA polymerase III subunit RPC3 produces MLVTKHAAELCALLVNDLHGELPSRILNALLTKGRSTIAQLAQHTSLTPRYLRNGIAVLIQQNLLYHHTDANTDITYYQADADACYNLVRSGKILNVIENQYGIAERELAQTLMQLGHARIADLSQAFGSRAPKLNGHTNGEHKTHDGLIESESHLNSVLVRLIRAEIVETVRPESFRNPRDVYREIEDEVTKPRPGEKVTKGKIEAQREVIERSRTYRDQSKTLKRQLDMSGGPKPKRRKLVNGATQNGHGYDAPKLNPNVVVKINYERCLVELRNQRLAELATEMLGEVTGEVYRTVLDLLTSDSPRCQSDPLLDEVTPGQQPTVTTIDIFEHLDENINVQNGIGKTPRDKIDSQSAERIRETAPESDDDSDDSDAGPPGRRKTFDVDDEDDEWADDNHDGTANGEQENRVRFEDATNGNDTRISQMRRHLLLLAESKYPFIRHCGMYGRGQWTVDFSRLVGKLREIELDAIIEQSHGRHGLRLTRILREKGKLDEKMLPAAALMKKGDVQGKMLAMQMAGIVDVQEVPKDSSRLANRTLFFWYFDKERTQTQALDDIYKAMLRCLQTLEVERHKERNILSFVERKDVQGKEEEVMTTEHYNKYNRHLGVQDKLLGQVMRLDELVSVLRDY; encoded by the exons ATGCTCGTT ACAAAACACGCCGCTGAGCTTTGTGCTCTCCTAGTTAATGATCTCCATGGCGAACTTCCTTCG CGAATCTTGAATGCACTACTCACAAAAGGCCGGTCGACCATTGCGCAACTGGCCCAACACACGTCTCTCACGCCGCGATACTTACGAAATGGCATCGCTGTTCTGATACAGCAAAACCTTCTTTACCACCACACAGACGCTAATACCGACATCACGTACTACCAAGCCGATGCTGATGCCTGTTATAACCTTGTACGATCAGGGAAGATTCTAAATGTGATTGAGAATCAATATGGCATCGCGGAGCGGGAACTCGCCCAGACTCTGATGCAACTGGGCCATGCCCGAATCGCGGATCTTTCTCAGGCTTTCGGGTCGAGGGCGCCCAAGCTCAATGGACATACCAACGGTGAACATAAAACCCACGATGGCCTCATCGAATCAGAAAGTCACCTGAACTCTGTCCTTGTTCGCCTGATTCGAGCAGAAATCGTCGAGACTGTTCGGCCCGAAAGCTTCCGGAACCCCAGGGATGTCTATCGTGAGATCGAAGACGAAGTCACCAAACCTCGACCAGGCGAAAAGGTCACCAAAGGAAAGATCGAGGCTCAGCGCGAGGTCATCGAACGCTCTAGAACATATAGAGACCAGTCCAAGACTTTGAAGCGTCAGCTTGACATGAGCGGAGGTCCCAAGCCAAAGAGACGGAAACTTGTTAATGGAGCAACGCAAAATGGTCATGGATACGATGCTCCAAAACTGAAC CCCAATGTGGTGGTCAAGATAAACTACGAAAGATGCTTGGTTGAGCTGCGGAACCAGAGACTTGCAGAACTCGCAACAGAAATGCTTGGGGAAGTCACTGGTGAAGTTTACCGCACAGTGCTCGATCTTTTAACTTCAGATTCTCCAAGGTGCCAGTCTGACCCTCTACTCGATGAAGTGACTCCTGGACAACAACCAACTGTGACAACTATCGACATATTTGAGCACCTGGACGAAAATATCAACGTACAAAATGGGATCGGCAAGACTCCAAGAGATAAAATTGACTCACAGAGTGCTGAAAGGATAAGGGAGACAGCGCCGGAGTCAGATGACGATTCTGACGATTCAGATGCCGGTCCTCCCGGTCGAAGAAAGACGTttgacgttgacgatgaagatgatgaatggGCTGACGACAACCATGATGGTACAGCTAATGGGGAACAAGAAAACAGAGTAAGATTTGAAGATGCTACGAATGGAAACGATACTCGAATCTCCCAGATGCgccgtcatcttcttctcctcgcaGAAAGCAAGTATCCGTTCATCCGTCACTGTGGGATGTACGGCCGCGGGCAATGGACAGTGGATTTTAGTCGCCTTGTAGGCAAGCTGCGGGAAATCGAACTGGACGCTATTATTGAACAATCCCACGGCCGCCATGGTCTACGCTTGACCCGCATTCTCCGAGAAAAGGGCAAGCTTGACGAGAAGATGCTTCCAGCCGCCGCACTCATGAAGAAGGGTGACGTACAAGGCAAAATGCTTGCGATGCAGATGGCAGGTATAGTGGATGTTCAAGAAGTGCCTAAGGATAGCAGTCGACTTGCCAATCGAacgctcttcttctggtacttTGACAAAGAGCGAACCCAAACGCAGGCACTGGATGACATTTACAAGGCTATGCTCCGGTGCCTTCAAACCTTAGAGGTGGAGCGCCACAAGGAACGAaatattctttcttttgttgaGAGGAAGGACGTGCAAGGCAAAGAAGAGGAGGTCATGACCACAGAGCATTACAACAAGTACAACAGGCATCTGGGAGTGCAGGACAAGCTTCTCGGTCAAGTCATGAGGTTAGATGAGTTGGTATCTGTGCTTCGTGATTATTGA
- a CDS encoding DNA-directed RNA polymerase III subunit RPC3, translating to MQLGHARIADLSQAFGSRAPKLNGHTNGEHKTHDGLIESESHLNSVLVRLIRAEIVETVRPESFRNPRDVYREIEDEVTKPRPGEKVTKGKIEAQREVIERSRTYRDQSKTLKRQLDMSGGPKPKRRKLVNGATQNGHGYDAPKLNPNVVVKINYERCLVELRNQRLAELATEMLGEVTGEVYRTVLDLLTSDSPRCQSDPLLDEVTPGQQPTVTTIDIFEHLDENINVQNGIGKTPRDKIDSQSAERIRETAPESDDDSDDSDAGPPGRRKTFDVDDEDDEWADDNHDGTANGEQENRVRFEDATNGNDTRISQMRRHLLLLAESKYPFIRHCGMYGRGQWTVDFSRLVGKLREIELDAIIEQSHGRHGLRLTRILREKGKLDEKMLPAAALMKKGDVQGKMLAMQMAGIVDVQEVPKDSSRLANRTLFFWYFDKERTQTQALDDIYKAMLRCLQTLEVERHKERNILSFVERKDVQGKEEEVMTTEHYNKYNRHLGVQDKLLGQVMRLDELVSVLRDY from the exons ATGCAACTGGGCCATGCCCGAATCGCGGATCTTTCTCAGGCTTTCGGGTCGAGGGCGCCCAAGCTCAATGGACATACCAACGGTGAACATAAAACCCACGATGGCCTCATCGAATCAGAAAGTCACCTGAACTCTGTCCTTGTTCGCCTGATTCGAGCAGAAATCGTCGAGACTGTTCGGCCCGAAAGCTTCCGGAACCCCAGGGATGTCTATCGTGAGATCGAAGACGAAGTCACCAAACCTCGACCAGGCGAAAAGGTCACCAAAGGAAAGATCGAGGCTCAGCGCGAGGTCATCGAACGCTCTAGAACATATAGAGACCAGTCCAAGACTTTGAAGCGTCAGCTTGACATGAGCGGAGGTCCCAAGCCAAAGAGACGGAAACTTGTTAATGGAGCAACGCAAAATGGTCATGGATACGATGCTCCAAAACTGAAC CCCAATGTGGTGGTCAAGATAAACTACGAAAGATGCTTGGTTGAGCTGCGGAACCAGAGACTTGCAGAACTCGCAACAGAAATGCTTGGGGAAGTCACTGGTGAAGTTTACCGCACAGTGCTCGATCTTTTAACTTCAGATTCTCCAAGGTGCCAGTCTGACCCTCTACTCGATGAAGTGACTCCTGGACAACAACCAACTGTGACAACTATCGACATATTTGAGCACCTGGACGAAAATATCAACGTACAAAATGGGATCGGCAAGACTCCAAGAGATAAAATTGACTCACAGAGTGCTGAAAGGATAAGGGAGACAGCGCCGGAGTCAGATGACGATTCTGACGATTCAGATGCCGGTCCTCCCGGTCGAAGAAAGACGTttgacgttgacgatgaagatgatgaatggGCTGACGACAACCATGATGGTACAGCTAATGGGGAACAAGAAAACAGAGTAAGATTTGAAGATGCTACGAATGGAAACGATACTCGAATCTCCCAGATGCgccgtcatcttcttctcctcgcaGAAAGCAAGTATCCGTTCATCCGTCACTGTGGGATGTACGGCCGCGGGCAATGGACAGTGGATTTTAGTCGCCTTGTAGGCAAGCTGCGGGAAATCGAACTGGACGCTATTATTGAACAATCCCACGGCCGCCATGGTCTACGCTTGACCCGCATTCTCCGAGAAAAGGGCAAGCTTGACGAGAAGATGCTTCCAGCCGCCGCACTCATGAAGAAGGGTGACGTACAAGGCAAAATGCTTGCGATGCAGATGGCAGGTATAGTGGATGTTCAAGAAGTGCCTAAGGATAGCAGTCGACTTGCCAATCGAacgctcttcttctggtacttTGACAAAGAGCGAACCCAAACGCAGGCACTGGATGACATTTACAAGGCTATGCTCCGGTGCCTTCAAACCTTAGAGGTGGAGCGCCACAAGGAACGAaatattctttcttttgttgaGAGGAAGGACGTGCAAGGCAAAGAAGAGGAGGTCATGACCACAGAGCATTACAACAAGTACAACAGGCATCTGGGAGTGCAGGACAAGCTTCTCGGTCAAGTCATGAGGTTAGATGAGTTGGTATCTGTGCTTCGTGATTATTGA
- a CDS encoding ubiquinol-cytochrome c reductase core subunit 2, which translates to MPRMEIWLTGANHVTFSLVPVARKLDGTFSTRHFSWRSIASPRRPKDRQLPTPSPANMISRSSLARTAQQAARQACRVQRRTYAAAASTGSYETSDVTGLKVASRDAHGPTTKLAVVAKAGTRYQPLPGLSVGLAEFAFKNTQRRSGLRITRESELLGGQLASSHSREAVVVEASFLREDLPYFTELLAEVISLTKYTTHEFHEDVERVLHAKQAALNADVAATALDNAHAIAFHTGLGSSLLPSSSTPYQKYLNEEYIASYADVAYAKPNIALIADGASPDSLSKWVGQFFKDVPSTPRSGQTLKTDATKYFGGEQRTSSSAGNSIVIAFPGSGYDSTKPEHAVLAALLGGQSTIKWAPGFSLLAKATAGTSGLTVNTSNLTYSDAGLLAVQLSGPAASVRKGAEETVKVLKSIADGQASQEDVKKAVANAKFNLLNQNQLRQPSIALAGSGIVNSGKPYDSATIAKAIDGVSAETIKTAAKTLLEGKATVSTVGDLFVLPYAEDIGLRV; encoded by the exons ATGCCGCGGATGGAAATCTGGCTGACCGGAGCCAATCACGTGACATTTTCTCTCGTCCCCGTAGCCCGAAAATTAGACGGGACCTTTTCGACGAGGCACTTCTCTTGGAGATCAATTGCTTCACCTAGACGGCCGAAGGATCGCCAATTGCCTACGCCATCACCCGCGAATATGATCTCGAGATCGTCCCTTGCGCGAACTGCGCAGCAGGCTGCCCGCCAGGCCTGCCGCGTCCAGCGACGAACCTACGCCGCCGCTGCTTCGACCGGATCATACGAGACCTCGGATGTGACTGGCCTCAAGGTTGCCTCGCGGGATGCTCACGGTCCTACTACTAAGCTCGCTGTTGTGGCCAAGGCCGGTACTCGCTACCAGCCTCTTCCTGGCCTTTCTGTTGGCCTTGCCGAATTTGCGTTCAAG AACACCCAGCGACGATCTGGTCTTCGCATTACTCGCGAGtctgagcttcttggtggcCAATTGGCTTCCTCTCACTCCAGGGaggctgttgttgtcgaAGCTAGCTTTCTCCGCGAGGATCTGCCTTACTTCACCGAGCTCCTCGCTGAGGTCATCTCCCTGACCAAGTATACCA CTCACGAGTTCCACGAGGATGTTGAGCGTGTTCTCCACGCCAAGCAGGCTGCCCTCAACGCCGACGTCGCCGCCACTGCTCTCGACAACGCCCACGCTATCGCTTTCCACACTGGTCTCGGCTCCTCCCTCCTCCCCAGCTCCTCAACTCCTTACCAGAAGTACTTGAACGAGGAGTACATTGCCAGCTACGCCGACGTTGCTTACGCTAAGCCCAACATTGCTCTCATTGCCGACGGTGCCTCCCCCGATTCTCTCTCCAAGTGGGTTGGCCAGTTCTTCAAGGACGTGCCTTCTACCCCTCGAAGTGGCCAAACTCTCAAGACGGACGCCACCAAGTACTTTGGTGGTGAGCAGCGAACAAGCTCCAGTGCTGGCAACTCTATTGTCATTGCTTTCCCCGGCTCCGGTTACGACTCCACCAAGCCTGAGCACGCTGTGCTGGCTGCTCTCCTCGGTGGTCAGTCCACCATCAAGTGGGCTCCTGGCTTTAGCCTGCTGGCCAAGGCCACTGCTGGCACCTCCGGTCTTACTGTCAACACCTCCAACCTAACCTACTCCGATGCTGGTCTCCTTGCTGTTCAGCTCAGTGGTCCCGCTGCCTCTGTCCGCAAGGGTGCTGAGGAGACTGTCAAGGTGCTCAAGAGCATAGCAGATGGCCAAGCGAGCCAggaggatgtcaagaaggccgTTGCCAACGCTAAGTTCAACCTTCTGAACCAGAACCAGCTCCGACAACCCAGTATCGCCCTCGCTGGCTCTGGTATCGTCAATAGCGGCAAGCCCTACGACTCTGCTACCATTGCCAAGGCTATCGATGGTGTCTCCGCTGAAACCATTAAAACT GCTGCCAAGACTCTCCTTGAGGGTAAGGCCACCGTTTCAACTGTCGGTGATCTGTTCGTACTGCCCTACGCTGAGGATATTGGTCTGCGAGTATAA